In Pseudomonadota bacterium, one genomic interval encodes:
- a CDS encoding ABC transporter permease subunit, which yields MTELTATSLAPGRGPKPATAAWLIVLIAVFAVSAFGSVPEWSVEYPRAWRWDLQGWISDAMKWLINDATFGLFTFQEFTRSIAWLLDWFLTAAYGFLATGFEIPDGSGGVLLVPRISWIVLIAVLAFFAWRVRDRGLALLVGLCFAYLAVFGQWDSAMVTLASIVIAVPLGASLGLLLGIAAYRRPWFERAITPFLDLMQTVPVFAYLVPILFLFGFGPVAAMIATMIYAMPPMVRITMLALKQVPDEISEYGRMAGCSTRQHIWKVMVPAAKPGLMVGLNQVIMLSLNMVIIASMIGAGGLGFDVLHALRRLAIGEGLEAGIAITLLAIALDRLSQAYATKPPPRHGEERPMSFVRRHPYLLAALALIVGSMALGAVLPFVEAYPEAWTVTTGTFFDRVVEWVNIHLFDSIEVVKTWLLVNIMIPIKRFLLAVPWPLALIVVAMAGWQLGAWRLALIVVCLAAFILITGNWEKAMISVYLTGLSVLIAFSIGFPIGTWAAGNPRVNRVVQVVIDTLQTLPSFVYLIPVVMLFRVGDFSAMIAIVAYATAPATRYTIHGLSQVPEHLIEAARAQGCSRGQILRKVKLPLALPEIMLGVNQTIMMALSMLVITALVGTRDLGQEVYIALTKADTGRGIVAGVCVAFIAMIADRLISAWARRRKQELGLA from the coding sequence CGAAACCGGCGACGGCCGCATGGCTCATCGTTCTGATCGCCGTTTTCGCCGTGTCGGCCTTCGGCAGTGTTCCCGAATGGTCGGTCGAGTACCCGCGCGCATGGCGATGGGATCTTCAGGGCTGGATCAGCGACGCCATGAAGTGGCTGATCAACGACGCGACCTTTGGCCTTTTCACTTTTCAGGAGTTCACCCGCTCGATCGCCTGGCTGCTCGATTGGTTCCTCACCGCGGCTTACGGCTTCCTGGCCACCGGGTTCGAGATCCCCGACGGGTCGGGCGGGGTGCTGCTGGTTCCGCGCATCTCCTGGATCGTGCTGATCGCGGTCCTCGCCTTCTTCGCGTGGCGCGTACGCGACCGTGGCCTGGCGCTGCTGGTCGGCCTGTGTTTCGCCTATCTCGCGGTGTTCGGCCAATGGGACAGCGCCATGGTGACGCTGGCCTCGATCGTTATCGCCGTTCCGCTGGGCGCGTCGCTTGGCCTGCTGCTTGGCATCGCGGCCTACCGGCGGCCCTGGTTCGAACGCGCGATCACGCCGTTTCTGGACCTCATGCAGACGGTGCCGGTGTTCGCCTATCTGGTCCCGATCCTCTTCCTGTTCGGCTTCGGGCCGGTCGCCGCGATGATTGCAACGATGATCTACGCCATGCCGCCGATGGTGCGCATCACGATGCTGGCGTTGAAGCAGGTGCCGGACGAGATCAGCGAATACGGCCGCATGGCCGGCTGTTCGACGCGCCAGCACATTTGGAAGGTCATGGTGCCGGCGGCGAAGCCTGGCCTGATGGTGGGCCTCAACCAGGTGATCATGCTGTCGCTCAACATGGTGATCATCGCCTCGATGATCGGTGCCGGTGGTCTCGGCTTCGACGTCTTGCATGCGCTGCGACGTCTGGCGATCGGCGAGGGGCTGGAGGCCGGTATCGCGATCACGCTGCTCGCCATCGCGCTTGACCGGCTGAGCCAGGCCTATGCCACGAAGCCGCCGCCCCGGCACGGCGAAGAACGTCCGATGTCGTTTGTGCGCCGGCACCCCTACCTTTTGGCGGCGCTGGCGCTGATCGTCGGCTCGATGGCGCTGGGCGCCGTCCTACCCTTTGTCGAGGCCTATCCCGAAGCCTGGACCGTCACAACCGGCACGTTCTTCGACCGCGTCGTTGAGTGGGTGAATATCCACCTCTTCGACTCGATCGAGGTGGTGAAGACCTGGCTGCTGGTCAACATCATGATTCCGATCAAACGCTTCCTGCTGGCCGTCCCCTGGCCGCTCGCGCTGATCGTCGTCGCTATGGCCGGCTGGCAGTTGGGCGCCTGGCGCCTGGCGCTGATCGTCGTCTGTCTGGCCGCCTTCATCCTGATCACCGGCAACTGGGAAAAGGCGATGATCTCGGTCTACTTGACCGGGCTCTCCGTCCTCATCGCGTTTTCCATCGGTTTCCCGATCGGCACCTGGGCGGCCGGCAACCCGCGCGTCAACCGCGTGGTGCAGGTAGTCATTGATACGCTGCAGACGCTGCCGTCATTCGTCTATCTGATCCCGGTCGTCATGCTGTTCCGGGTCGGCGACTTCTCCGCCATGATCGCCATCGTCGCCTACGCCACCGCACCGGCGACGCGCTACACCATCCACGGTCTCTCCCAGGTTCCCGAGCATTTGATCGAAGCGGCGCGCGCCCAAGGCTGCAGCCGTGGCCAGATCCTGCGCAAGGTGAAGCTGCCGCTGGCCCTGCCGGAGATCATGCTGGGCGTCAACCAGACCATCATGATGGCGCTATCCATGCTGGTGATCACCGCGCTGGTCGGCACCCGCGATCTGGGCCAGGAGGTCTATATCGCCCTGACCAAGGCCGACACCGGACGCGGCATCGTCGCCGGCGTCTGCGTCGCGTTCATCGCCATGATCGCCGATCGCCTCATCTCGGCCTGGGCGCGCCGCCGCAAACAAGAACTGGGCCTTGCCTGA
- a CDS encoding phosphotransferase, translating into MTDEARQKASSLPIWKGAVEPVALSGGITNVNFKVVDGGEAFVVRIGGNIPQHGIRRTAEIGCARAAHAAGVAPEVVYTEKGVIVTRFVDGKTYGEEDVRDQANLERLLPIIKRLHRETPRYLRGRAPLFWVFHTLRDYFGRMEDEDHRLLGDVPRYRAIADELETAVDRVKLIFGHNDLLAANFIDDGERIWIIDWEYAGFNSALFDLGGLASNNQLSVGQERWLLEEYYETPLGDRQWYRYGAMKCASLLREAVWSMIQEHHSSLDMDYVAYTAENLARFERAYDEWRETT; encoded by the coding sequence ATGACCGACGAGGCACGCCAGAAAGCGTCGTCGCTGCCGATCTGGAAAGGAGCGGTCGAACCGGTCGCATTGAGCGGCGGGATCACCAACGTGAACTTCAAGGTGGTCGACGGCGGCGAGGCCTTCGTGGTCCGGATTGGCGGCAACATTCCCCAGCACGGTATTCGGCGCACGGCCGAAATCGGTTGTGCGCGTGCGGCGCACGCGGCCGGCGTCGCGCCAGAGGTCGTCTACACGGAAAAGGGTGTCATCGTGACGCGGTTTGTCGACGGGAAGACCTATGGCGAGGAGGACGTACGCGACCAGGCGAACCTGGAACGGCTGCTGCCGATCATCAAACGTCTGCATCGAGAGACGCCAAGGTATCTGCGTGGACGCGCCCCGCTCTTCTGGGTGTTCCACACGCTGCGCGACTACTTCGGTCGCATGGAGGACGAGGACCATCGCCTGCTTGGTGACGTCCCCCGCTACCGCGCGATCGCCGACGAATTGGAGACCGCCGTCGACAGGGTCAAGTTGATCTTCGGTCACAACGATCTGCTGGCGGCCAACTTCATCGATGACGGCGAGCGCATCTGGATCATCGATTGGGAGTACGCGGGCTTCAACAGCGCGCTGTTCGATCTCGGTGGGTTGGCGTCAAACAACCAGCTTTCCGTCGGCCAGGAACGCTGGCTGTTGGAAGAGTACTACGAGACGCCATTGGGTGACCGGCAGTGGTACCGCTACGGCGCCATGAAGTGCGCGTCGCTGCTACGCGAAGCCGTTTGGAGCATGATCCAGGAGCATCATTCCAGCCTCGACATGGACTATGTCGCCTATACGGCGGAGAACCTGGCGCGCTTTGAACGCGCCTATGACGAATGGCGAGAGACAACATGA
- a CDS encoding FAD-dependent oxidoreductase has translation MSTAPTQARVVIIGGGIIGCSTAYHLAKNGWTDVVVLERAKLTSGSTWHAAGLVGQLRSSANITQLLKYSVELYDTLEAETGQATGWKMNGGLRLACNADRLIEIKRQATMARSFGLEMHLLSPGEAADMWPIMDASDLVGAAFLPTDGQANPSDTAQALARGARNAGVTIIEDCPVEAITVKDGRVTGVVTRDGAIACDVVVNCAGQWARDIGKLAGVNVPLCSMQHQYMITEKVEGVEPDMPTLRDPDRLIYFKEDVGGLVMGGYELNPKPWAEDGIPDGFEFTLLDSDWGHFGQLMEQALARVPALGKAGVKQLLNGPESFTPDGNFILGEAPEVRGFYIGAGFNAFGIASAGGAGRALAEWIVGGAAPMDLGAVDILRFGPPHHDIDWVRARTVEACAKHYTMGWPHEEASAGRPDRVSPLYERLKAAGACFGSKIGWERPNWFALPGDKPEDVCSFGRQNWFDAVGAEHRACREAAALFDASSFAKFLVSGPDAERALGWICANDVSGPPGKVTYTQMLNDHGGIECDLTVSRLDDSTYYVVTGTGFATHDADWIRRNIPDDADAALTEITDDMAVLTLMGPKARDVLGAVTESDLGNEAFPFGRCREITIEGRVVRAIRVTYVGELGWELHMPVEAAPEVFDALVAAGEPHGLRLAGYRAIESLRLEKGYRAWGSDIGPDYTPVEAGMTWAVKLKSNTDFRGRDAVARQAENGTAKRLACFTVDDPEIVLLGRETIYRNGERVGWLSSGGWGYTVGSNIGYGYVRRADGVDKAFLESGDYELEVATEMVPAKLHMAALYDPKNTRVKS, from the coding sequence ATGAGCACCGCGCCGACACAAGCCCGGGTCGTCATCATCGGCGGCGGTATCATCGGCTGTTCGACCGCCTATCACCTTGCGAAGAATGGCTGGACCGATGTTGTCGTTTTGGAACGCGCCAAACTGACCAGCGGTTCGACGTGGCACGCGGCCGGTCTGGTCGGCCAGCTGAGATCCAGTGCCAACATCACCCAGCTTTTGAAGTACAGCGTCGAACTTTACGACACGCTGGAGGCCGAAACCGGTCAGGCCACCGGCTGGAAGATGAATGGTGGTTTGCGTCTGGCCTGTAACGCGGACCGACTGATCGAGATCAAACGCCAGGCGACCATGGCGCGCAGCTTCGGGCTGGAAATGCATCTCTTGTCGCCGGGCGAAGCCGCGGACATGTGGCCGATCATGGACGCGTCGGATCTGGTCGGCGCGGCGTTCCTGCCGACCGACGGCCAGGCCAACCCATCCGACACCGCACAGGCCCTGGCGCGCGGCGCGCGCAATGCCGGCGTGACCATCATCGAAGATTGTCCGGTCGAGGCGATCACGGTGAAAGATGGCCGTGTGACCGGTGTCGTAACGCGTGATGGCGCCATCGCCTGCGACGTCGTCGTTAACTGCGCCGGCCAATGGGCGCGCGATATCGGCAAGCTCGCTGGAGTCAACGTGCCGCTGTGTTCGATGCAGCACCAGTACATGATCACGGAGAAGGTGGAGGGCGTGGAGCCGGACATGCCGACCCTGCGCGACCCCGACCGTCTGATCTATTTCAAGGAGGATGTCGGCGGCCTCGTCATGGGTGGCTACGAGCTCAATCCCAAACCGTGGGCCGAGGATGGCATTCCCGACGGCTTCGAGTTCACGCTGCTGGACAGCGACTGGGGTCACTTTGGCCAACTTATGGAACAGGCGTTGGCGCGCGTGCCGGCACTCGGCAAGGCGGGCGTCAAGCAGCTCTTGAACGGGCCGGAGAGTTTCACGCCGGACGGCAACTTCATCCTGGGCGAAGCGCCAGAGGTGCGCGGCTTCTACATCGGCGCCGGTTTCAATGCGTTCGGCATCGCCAGTGCCGGCGGCGCGGGCAGGGCGCTGGCGGAGTGGATCGTCGGCGGCGCCGCGCCGATGGATCTGGGTGCGGTCGACATCCTGCGCTTCGGGCCGCCCCATCACGATATCGACTGGGTGCGCGCCCGAACGGTCGAGGCGTGCGCCAAGCACTACACCATGGGCTGGCCGCACGAAGAGGCGAGCGCCGGGCGGCCAGACCGGGTCTCGCCACTCTACGAACGCCTGAAGGCGGCCGGTGCTTGCTTCGGCTCCAAGATCGGCTGGGAGCGTCCCAACTGGTTCGCCCTGCCGGGCGACAAGCCTGAGGACGTCTGTTCGTTCGGCCGGCAGAACTGGTTCGACGCGGTCGGTGCCGAACACCGTGCCTGCCGCGAGGCAGCCGCCCTGTTCGACGCGTCGTCTTTCGCCAAATTCCTGGTCAGCGGTCCGGACGCCGAACGTGCGCTCGGCTGGATCTGCGCCAACGATGTGTCAGGACCGCCGGGCAAGGTGACCTATACCCAGATGCTCAACGACCACGGCGGCATCGAATGCGATCTGACCGTCAGCCGGCTCGACGACTCGACCTATTACGTCGTGACCGGCACCGGGTTCGCGACCCATGATGCCGACTGGATCCGCCGCAACATTCCAGATGATGCCGATGCGGCGCTGACCGAAATCACCGATGACATGGCGGTTTTGACACTGATGGGGCCGAAGGCGCGTGATGTGCTGGGCGCCGTCACCGAGAGCGACCTCGGAAACGAGGCCTTCCCTTTCGGCCGCTGCCGGGAGATCACCATCGAGGGCCGCGTCGTGCGCGCCATCCGCGTTACCTATGTCGGCGAGCTCGGCTGGGAGCTTCATATGCCGGTCGAAGCGGCGCCGGAGGTCTTCGACGCGCTGGTCGCCGCGGGCGAGCCGCACGGCCTGCGCCTGGCCGGTTACCGCGCTATCGAGAGCCTGCGTCTGGAGAAGGGCTACCGCGCCTGGGGCAGCGATATCGGCCCGGACTACACGCCTGTCGAAGCGGGCATGACGTGGGCGGTGAAGCTCAAGAGCAACACCGATTTCCGCGGTCGAGACGCGGTCGCGCGCCAGGCCGAAAACGGCACCGCCAAACGGCTTGCCTGCTTCACCGTCGATGATCCTGAGATCGTGCTGCTTGGCCGCGAAACCATCTATCGCAACGGTGAGCGGGTCGGCTGGTTGTCCAGTGGTGGCTGGGGCTACACGGTCGGCAGCAACATCGGCTATGGCTATGTCCGCCGCGCCGACGGCGTCGACAAGGCGTTCCTGGAATCAGGCGATTACGAGCTTGAGGTCGCGACCGAGATGGTGCCGGCCAAGCTGCACATGGCCGCGCTCTACGATCCCAAGAACACGCGGGTGAAGAGCTGA
- a CDS encoding ion transporter, whose product MMSWRVRVAGLVDHRYFTRSITGIIILNAVLLGLETVPTVMSHWGGLIYALDEIILAIFVVELALRMFAHGKAFWRDPWSLFDTVIVGVALMPESGAFSVLRALRVLRVLRLVSTMPRLRRVVETLLRAIPGMGSIALLMMLLFYVFAVMATKLFGGEFDAWFGTIGRSMYSLFQIMTLESWSMGIVRPVMEVYPWAWAFFVSFILVASFTVLNLFIAVIVDSMQRLHLEEQDVLAREIEDQAQAEREQLRQDISTLREEIRSLRSDLSAGKSQPGD is encoded by the coding sequence ATGATGTCTTGGCGAGTTCGCGTGGCCGGCCTGGTCGACCACCGCTATTTCACGCGCAGCATCACCGGCATCATCATCCTGAACGCCGTCCTGCTGGGCCTGGAAACGGTGCCGACCGTCATGAGCCATTGGGGCGGTCTGATCTATGCCCTCGATGAAATCATCCTCGCTATCTTCGTCGTCGAACTCGCTCTGCGCATGTTCGCCCACGGCAAGGCGTTCTGGCGCGATCCCTGGAGCCTGTTCGACACGGTCATCGTCGGCGTCGCGCTGATGCCCGAGAGCGGCGCGTTCTCGGTTCTGCGCGCGCTTCGTGTGCTGAGGGTGCTGCGCCTGGTCTCGACCATGCCCAGGCTGCGCCGCGTCGTCGAAACCCTGTTGCGCGCGATCCCGGGCATGGGCTCGATCGCGCTGCTCATGATGCTGCTGTTCTACGTCTTCGCCGTCATGGCGACGAAGCTCTTCGGTGGCGAGTTCGACGCATGGTTCGGCACCATCGGGCGCTCGATGTACTCGCTGTTCCAGATCATGACACTGGAAAGCTGGTCGATGGGCATCGTACGTCCGGTGATGGAGGTCTATCCCTGGGCCTGGGCGTTCTTCGTGTCGTTTATCCTGGTCGCCAGTTTCACGGTGCTGAACCTCTTCATCGCCGTCATCGTCGACTCCATGCAACGGCTGCATCTGGAGGAGCAGGACGTGTTGGCGCGCGAGATCGAGGATCAGGCGCAAGCCGAACGTGAGCAACTGCGCCAGGACATAAGCACGTTGCGCGAGGAAATCCGCTCGCTGAGAAGCGACCTGTCCGCCGGCAAGTCACAGCCGGGCGACTAG
- a CDS encoding alpha/beta hydrolase has translation MSDETDDALLMPWRIAAAAIAGYGLFVGGMFLAQRHFLYNPGSDLPDITQSQIADIEAVTLTTEDGLELLAWYKPAEDGKQTFVVTHGNAGHIGHRTGKLAVFAEAGYGMLLVEYRGFGGNPGKPTEEGLYRDAEAGFAFLAERGIGAEQVIAYGESLGTAVAVQMAARHPVAAVVLEAPFSSIGDVAATHYWYVPMARWMVLDRFASDQHVERVEAPLLILHGGDDGVVPTRLGRKLFDAADEPKVHWLAPDADHNDLYDHGAGDVVLDFLKTHVHQN, from the coding sequence TTGTCTGATGAAACCGATGATGCCTTGCTCATGCCCTGGCGCATAGCCGCCGCCGCGATCGCGGGCTACGGGCTATTCGTGGGCGGCATGTTCCTGGCCCAGCGTCACTTTCTCTATAACCCCGGCAGCGACCTGCCGGATATCACCCAGTCGCAGATCGCCGATATCGAAGCGGTCACCTTGACCACCGAGGACGGACTGGAGCTACTGGCTTGGTACAAGCCTGCCGAGGACGGCAAGCAGACCTTTGTCGTCACCCACGGCAATGCCGGCCATATCGGCCACCGCACCGGCAAGCTCGCCGTCTTCGCCGAGGCCGGCTATGGCATGCTGCTGGTCGAGTATCGCGGTTTTGGCGGTAACCCGGGCAAGCCGACAGAGGAAGGTCTCTACCGCGACGCCGAGGCGGGTTTTGCCTTTCTCGCAGAACGCGGCATCGGCGCGGAACAGGTGATCGCCTATGGTGAATCCCTGGGCACCGCCGTCGCCGTCCAGATGGCGGCGCGCCACCCGGTTGCCGCCGTCGTGCTGGAGGCACCGTTCAGCTCGATCGGCGACGTCGCGGCAACGCACTACTGGTATGTCCCGATGGCGCGCTGGATGGTGTTGGACCGTTTCGCGTCCGACCAGCATGTCGAGCGGGTTGAAGCGCCGCTTCTGATCCTGCATGGCGGCGACGATGGCGTCGTGCCGACCCGCCTGGGCAGGAAGCTGTTCGACGCGGCCGACGAGCCGAAGGTCCACTGGTTGGCGCCCGACGCCGATCACAACGACCTCTACGACCACGGTGCAGGCGATGTCGTACTCGACTTTCTGAAGACCCACGTGCACCAGAACTAG
- a CDS encoding TIGR02281 family clan AA aspartic protease yields MTGDDPQNRPEQGDRGRRRGRWWPWILLGLGAGVVILVADAVAGENALRLVYLVILLLFVGAGVWWAFMRGNLSRSLRHAAVWVVIGAVLVVGYSFRDQIQFVTDRVIADHVPGYGFDADDNQVSFRLGPDGHFHVTALVDGVEVLFLVDTGASDVILTEEDARRLGFDPARLNYSQVFSTANGLVRGAPVRLNRVAIGPVFVTNVQASVNEASMDRSLLGMSFLSRIGGYQVRGEVLTLMAQ; encoded by the coding sequence TTGACCGGGGACGATCCGCAAAACCGCCCTGAGCAAGGCGACAGGGGGCGTCGGCGCGGCCGCTGGTGGCCCTGGATCCTGCTCGGCCTTGGCGCCGGCGTCGTGATCCTGGTCGCCGATGCGGTGGCCGGCGAGAACGCGCTCCGGCTGGTTTATCTGGTTATTCTGCTCCTCTTTGTCGGCGCCGGGGTCTGGTGGGCTTTCATGCGCGGCAATCTCTCGCGCAGCCTGCGCCATGCCGCAGTCTGGGTCGTCATCGGCGCTGTCTTGGTGGTCGGCTACAGCTTTCGTGACCAGATCCAATTCGTGACCGACCGCGTCATCGCCGACCACGTCCCGGGCTACGGTTTCGATGCCGACGACAACCAGGTGAGCTTCCGCCTGGGCCCGGACGGTCACTTCCATGTCACGGCTCTGGTCGACGGGGTTGAAGTCCTGTTCCTTGTCGATACCGGCGCCAGCGATGTCATTTTGACGGAGGAAGACGCCCGGCGCTTGGGCTTCGATCCGGCACGCCTGAACTACAGTCAGGTCTTCAGCACCGCCAACGGTCTGGTGCGCGGTGCGCCCGTCCGACTGAATCGCGTCGCCATCGGTCCGGTGTTCGTGACCAACGTGCAAGCCTCTGTCAACGAGGCCTCGATGGACCGCTCGCTGCTCGGCATGTCGTTCTTGAGCCGCATCGGTGGCTATCAGGTGCGTGGCGAGGTCCTCACGCTGATGGCGCAGTAG
- a CDS encoding Bax inhibitor-1/YccA family protein, which translates to MAFGSSNPRTAARTQTTAVYDEGLRAYMLRVYNYMGSALVITGVLAFLVAQMSVVTGSSGEVIGLTSFGATLFGSPLQWVVMLAPLALVFYFSFRIHKMSAASAQIVFWVFAALMGISLSTIFIAFTTESIARVFFITAATFGAMSLYGYTTKRSLANWGSFLFMGLIGIIIAMVVNIFVGSSAIQFAISVIGVIVFVGLTAYDTQRIKETYSASMDGEMATKSAVHGALRLYLDFINLFIMLMQLLGNNR; encoded by the coding sequence ATGGCCTTTGGCAGCTCAAATCCGCGCACCGCGGCCCGTACGCAGACAACCGCCGTCTACGACGAGGGTCTGCGCGCCTACATGCTGCGCGTTTACAACTACATGGGCAGCGCCCTGGTCATCACCGGGGTGTTGGCCTTCCTCGTGGCGCAGATGTCCGTGGTCACCGGATCGTCCGGCGAAGTCATTGGGCTTACGTCGTTCGGCGCGACTTTGTTCGGCAGCCCGCTTCAGTGGGTTGTGATGCTGGCACCGCTCGCCCTGGTCTTCTATTTCTCGTTCCGCATCCACAAGATGTCGGCGGCGTCCGCACAGATCGTCTTTTGGGTCTTTGCCGCGCTCATGGGCATATCGCTCTCGACCATCTTCATCGCGTTTACGACCGAGAGTATCGCACGGGTGTTCTTCATCACCGCGGCGACCTTCGGTGCGATGAGCCTCTACGGCTACACGACCAAACGATCCCTGGCTAACTGGGGCTCGTTCCTGTTCATGGGCCTGATCGGCATCATCATCGCCATGGTTGTGAACATCTTCGTCGGCAGCTCGGCGATCCAGTTCGCGATCTCGGTGATCGGCGTGATCGTGTTCGTCGGCTTGACCGCCTACGACACACAGCGGATCAAAGAAACCTACAGCGCAAGCATGGATGGTGAGATGGCGACCAAGAGCGCCGTTCACGGGGCCCTGCGTCTCTACCTCGACTTCATCAACCTGTTCATCATGCTGATGCAGCTTCTGGGCAACAACCGCTAA